The genomic segment GCGTGGTGCCGGCCTCCCGCGTGCCCTCGAAGGTGAGCGGGATGTCCAGTTCGTCGGGGCGCACGAAACCACCGGCCGCGCCGCCGAGGAGAACGGCCCGCAGCCGGTCCCGTACCCCGGCGAGCGTCAGCAGGTCGCCGAGCGTCGCCCCGAAGGGCAGCTCGTAGATGCCGGGCCGGTCCACGCTGCCCGACACACAGAACAGCTTGGGCCCGGTGGACCGCCCGGTGCCGATCGCCGCGTACGCCGGGGCGCCCATGGTGAGGATCGGCAGGACGTTGACGAGCGTCTCGACGTTGTTCTCCACCGTCGGCTTGCCGAACAGCCCCTTCTCCACGGGGAACGGCGGCTTCGAGCGCGGCTCGCCCCGGTACCCCTCGATGGAGTTGAAGAGGGCCGTCTCCTCCCCGCAGATGTAGGCGCCCGCGCCCCGGCGGATCTCGATGTCGAAGGCGTACCCCTGACCGAGGACGTCGTCGCCGAGCAGGCCCCGGGCGCGCGCCTGGGCGAGGGCGTGCTCCAGTCGGCGCATGGCGCGTGGATACTCGCCCCGCAGGTACAGGTGGCCCTGGTGCGCGCCGGTCGCGTACGCGGCGATGGTCATCGCCTCGACCAGGGCGAACGGGTCGCCCTCCATGATCACGCGGTCCTTGAAGGTGCCCGGTTCGGATTCGTCGGCGTTGCAGACGACATAGTGCGGATGGTCGGGCTGCGAGGCCGTGGCCTGCCATTTCCGGCCGGTGGGGAAGGCGGCGCCGCCCCGCCCGACCAGGCCCGAGTCGGTCACCTCCCGGATGACCCCGGCGGGGCCCAGCTCGAAGGCCCGCCGCAGGGCCGTGTAACCGCCGTGGGCGCGGTAGTCGTCGAGGGAGGTGGGGTCGACGACGCCGACGCGGGAGAGGAGGGTGAGGCCCGGTTGCCCGGCCTGCGGGACCGCCGTCGCGGCCGGGGGTTCCTCGTCCGCCGAGTCGGGCGCGCTCGCCGCGAGCACGGCCGCCTCGACGGTCGCCGGCGCCGACACCGCCGTACGCACCGGCTCCCCGGCCGTGATCGCGAGGGCGGCCGGTGCCCGCTCGCAGAGCCCCAGACACGGGCTCCGCTCCACGCTCACCCCGCTGCCGAGGCCGAGCCGGGCCTCGATCCCGGCGCACAGGCCGGCCGCCCCGGCCGCCGCGCACGCCAGGTCCGTGCACACGTGCAGGACCGTCGCGGGGCGCGGCTTGACCGAGAACATCGCGTAGAACGTGGCCACGCCGTACGCCTCCGCGGGCGGGACGGTCAGCCGGCGGCACAGATAGGCCAGCGCCCCCTCGCTGATCC from the Streptomyces sp. NBC_00310 genome contains:
- a CDS encoding NAD(P)H-dependent oxidoreductase subunit E, giving the protein MDLHFGDSKPTDDERAAVDALLGPPESSWEGAARDEMRAADLRWARGGREARERRDLLLPGLHAINDRIGWISEGALAYLCRRLTVPPAEAYGVATFYAMFSVKPRPATVLHVCTDLACAAAGAAGLCAGIEARLGLGSGVSVERSPCLGLCERAPAALAITAGEPVRTAVSAPATVEAAVLAASAPDSADEEPPAATAVPQAGQPGLTLLSRVGVVDPTSLDDYRAHGGYTALRRAFELGPAGVIREVTDSGLVGRGGAAFPTGRKWQATASQPDHPHYVVCNADESEPGTFKDRVIMEGDPFALVEAMTIAAYATGAHQGHLYLRGEYPRAMRRLEHALAQARARGLLGDDVLGQGYAFDIEIRRGAGAYICGEETALFNSIEGYRGEPRSKPPFPVEKGLFGKPTVENNVETLVNVLPILTMGAPAYAAIGTGRSTGPKLFCVSGSVDRPGIYELPFGATLGDLLTLAGVRDRLRAVLLGGAAGGFVRPDELDIPLTFEGTREAGTTLGSGVVMAFDDTVPLPRLLLRIAEFFRDESCGQCVPCRVGTVRQEEALHRIVERTGADAAGDIVLLREVGRAMRDASICGLGQTAWNAVESAIDRLGAYE